Proteins co-encoded in one Bremerella sp. TYQ1 genomic window:
- a CDS encoding recombinase zinc beta ribbon domain-containing protein, translated as MNAPTAGRIPFGRIWNKKTSTWSVDEAKKRIVEEVASRYLSGESLKDLAEEHKINHSFLHKTLTKNCGCSHTIRWNIPDLNIDTSVVLTIPRLLPEKTIKAIQTKAKANRTYQHGCPKNPYLLTGYIFCTCCGYALSGQANRNGLLYYRHYPPSKGVKVDCPADPSPYPRAEEIESSVIKELFLTFGNPAAVERALNKMMPDQEKAQKQRDQIAKLKNELEQIRLGRAKVMDMAVLGIPDHEIKSKIEELNGQEALIARKISELSSHLDGLPSKEQILDVAQEIGKRFRKKVSAKRWMMMMDAEDFDHMEWADKRALIEAVFASDQPDGRPMGIYLSALPGQKRHRSKRWIFELFGMIPNFRGMPEYSDGANPLEGFVCVTRSASHSPKPFLPERHFR; from the coding sequence TTGAATGCACCAACGGCTGGACGAATCCCGTTTGGAAGAATCTGGAACAAGAAGACCTCAACCTGGTCAGTAGACGAAGCCAAGAAGCGAATAGTCGAAGAAGTCGCATCTCGTTATCTCTCAGGTGAAAGCCTGAAAGATCTAGCAGAAGAACATAAGATCAACCATTCGTTCCTCCACAAGACGCTCACGAAGAACTGCGGTTGCTCCCACACAATTCGGTGGAATATTCCCGATCTCAACATAGATACGAGCGTCGTCCTTACGATTCCGAGACTGCTTCCAGAAAAGACGATCAAAGCGATTCAGACGAAAGCTAAGGCAAACCGCACCTATCAACATGGTTGCCCGAAGAACCCCTATCTTTTGACTGGTTACATTTTCTGCACATGTTGTGGATACGCATTAAGTGGGCAAGCAAACCGTAACGGGCTACTTTACTATCGACACTATCCGCCCTCGAAAGGGGTGAAGGTCGATTGCCCAGCCGACCCTTCACCATACCCGAGGGCCGAAGAAATAGAGTCCAGCGTCATCAAGGAACTATTTCTCACCTTTGGCAATCCTGCTGCAGTAGAGAGGGCATTGAACAAGATGATGCCGGACCAAGAGAAAGCACAAAAGCAACGTGATCAAATCGCTAAGTTGAAGAACGAACTCGAACAAATTCGTTTAGGCAGAGCCAAGGTTATGGACATGGCAGTATTGGGAATCCCTGATCATGAAATCAAGTCGAAGATTGAAGAATTAAATGGGCAGGAAGCTCTGATTGCCCGGAAGATTTCAGAGCTATCATCGCACTTGGATGGCCTTCCATCCAAGGAACAGATTCTGGATGTTGCCCAAGAGATTGGAAAACGCTTCCGAAAGAAAGTAAGTGCAAAACGATGGATGATGATGATGGACGCCGAAGATTTCGACCACATGGAGTGGGCTGACAAGAGAGCACTGATTGAAGCAGTTTTTGCGAGCGACCAGCCAGATGGACGACCGATGGGAATCTATTTGTCAGCTCTGCCTGGTCAGAAGCGGCATCGCTCCAAGAGATGGATATTTGAACTCTTTGGAATGATCCCCAATTTCCGAGGAATGCCGGAATATTCGGATGGTGCTAATCCTCTTGAAGGATTTGTGTGTGTGACGCGATCTGCTTCGCATTCACCAAAACCATTCCTTCCTGAACGCCACTTTCGGTGA
- a CDS encoding recombinase family protein produces MPKHIAIYVRVSSKTQDTKSQEPELTAWAAHQDQPVKWYRDQASGKSMDRKDWKKLESQIRRGQISQIVIWRLDRLGRTASGLTALFDELCQRKVNLVSIKDGFDLLTPSGRLMANILAGVAQYEREVRGERQAAGIARAKADGKAWGGSDAGVRKKVSPTQEKMIRSMKKQGEPITAIAKAVNLSRPTIYSVLKST; encoded by the coding sequence ATGCCAAAGCACATTGCGATTTACGTTCGAGTTTCCAGCAAGACACAGGATACGAAATCCCAGGAGCCTGAACTCACCGCTTGGGCTGCTCACCAGGATCAGCCCGTGAAGTGGTATCGAGATCAGGCGAGCGGTAAATCGATGGACCGCAAAGACTGGAAGAAACTGGAAAGCCAAATACGACGAGGTCAGATTTCCCAGATTGTTATCTGGAGACTTGATCGTTTGGGGCGTACAGCTTCCGGTCTGACCGCTTTATTCGATGAACTGTGCCAACGGAAAGTGAATCTTGTAAGCATCAAGGACGGATTCGATCTCCTCACACCTTCAGGACGGCTGATGGCAAACATCCTCGCCGGTGTCGCTCAGTACGAACGAGAGGTGAGAGGCGAACGCCAAGCGGCTGGCATCGCGAGAGCGAAAGCCGATGGCAAGGCGTGGGGAGGATCAGATGCGGGAGTGCGGAAAAAAGTATCCCCGACTCAGGAGAAGATGATTCGTTCTATGAAAAAGCAAGGCGAGCCCATTACTGCGATCGCGAAGGCAGTCAATCTTTCGCGACCGACGATCTACAGCGTGCTGAAAAGTACGTGA